From one Brachypodium distachyon strain Bd21 chromosome 4, Brachypodium_distachyon_v3.0, whole genome shotgun sequence genomic stretch:
- the LOC100829223 gene encoding LOW QUALITY PROTEIN: BTB/POZ and MATH domain-containing protein 2 (The sequence of the model RefSeq protein was modified relative to this genomic sequence to represent the inferred CDS: inserted 1 base in 1 codon), with protein MAEPPVVTATIVAGEERRTHLIKIDGYSRTKELLETXQVHDFYTIQCWRSQLGSDANDVKAKFSFSLLDKDGVPVPSYSQTSEHTFTSKVPDWGFTKFIKHKELEGSAHLRGDSFRIRCDVTVVMQIRSEQTLRNQYVEIPPTNLHQHLGDLLKSMDGADVRFQVGGEIFSAHRSVLAARSSVFKAELLGAMKEKTGDPIQIDDMESDVFESFLYFIYTDSLPVTDAVMAGHLLVAADRYNIERLKLICEDKLCNHIDVNMVATNLALAEQHSCHGLKVACFDFLASPSNLEAMKASDGYEHLKNSCPSVLKELLARLLPVELQAAKDIMMAALVAGEDRRTHVIKIDGYSRFKELLRTGKYTTSVPFSVGGHNWAMKYFPNGSKAAAGYIPGHISVYLVLDSDDAKDVKAQFSFNIVDKDGVPIRCEETKCNPLEVPASNLHQHLGDLLKGMDGADVTFQVGGHKFTAHRYVLAARSSVFKAELFGAMKEKTDSPIQIDNMESDVFESLLLFIYTDSLPVTDTVMAGHLLVAADRYNIERLKLICEDKLCNHIGSDMVATSLALAEQHSCHGLKEACFEFLVLKYCLYGKILSQLLTF; from the exons ATGGCAGAGCCTCCAGTTGTTACCGCCACCATAGTAgctggagaagaaagaaggacGCATCTGATCAAGATCGATGGGTATTCACGAACCAAGGAGCTGCTCGAGA GGCAAGTTCACGACTTCTATACCATTCAGTGTTGGAGGTCACAGTTGGGCT ctgatgccaatgatGTGAAGGCCAAATTCAGTTTTAGTCTGCTGGACAAGGATGGGGTGCCAGTACCGTCATACAGCCAAACCTCCGAACATACCTTCACAAGCAAAGTTCCAGATTGGGGTTTCACTAAGTTTATCAAGCACAAGGAATTGGAGGGATCAGCGCATCTAAGAGGTGACAGTTTCAGGATCAGATGCGATGTCACCGTCGTGATGCAGATCCGCAGCGAACAGACTTTGCGTAATCAGTATGTAGAGATTCCTCCAACCAATTTGCATCAGCATCTCGGTGACCTCCTAAAGAGCATGGATGGTGCAGACGTGAGGTTCCAAGTCGGTGGGGAGATATTCTCGGCGCATAGATCTGTCCTTGCTGCTCGTTCATCTGTCTTCAAGGCAGAGCTCCTTGGCGCCATGAAGGAGAAAACTGGCGATCCAATCCAAATCGATGATATGGAAAGTGATGTGTTTGAGTCTTTTCTCTATTTCATATACACAGACTCGCTGCCTGTTACTGACGCCGTGATGGCTGGACATCTGCTCGTAGCAGCGGACAGGTACAACATCGAGAGGCTGAAGCTGATATGTGAGGACAAGTTATGCAATCACATTGATGTCAATATGGTCGCGACCAATTTGGCTTTAGCCGAGCAGCATAGTTGCCATGGACTGAAGGTGGCTTGCTTTGATTTCCTTGCTTCTCCTTCCAATTTGGAGGCCATGAAAGCAAGTGATGGTTATGAGCATCTGAAAAACAGCTGCCCTTCTGTCCTCAAGGAGCTGCTTGCTAGACTCCTGCCGGTTGAACTGCAGGCGGCCAAGGATATCATGATGG CTGCTTTAGTAGCCGGTGAAGACAGAAGGACGCATGTGATCAAGATAGATGGGTACTCACGATTCAAGGAGCTGCTCCGGACTGGCAAGTACACGACTTCTGTACCTTTCAGCGTCGGAGGTCACAACTGGGCTATGAAATATTTCCCAAACGGTTCCAAGGCTGCAGCTGGTTACATCCCTGGTCACATATCTGTCTATCTGGTTCTTGACTCGGATGATGCCAAGGATGTGAAGGCCCAATTCAGTTTTAATATAGTCGACAAGGATGGGGTGCCA ATCCGCTGCGAAGAAACAAAGTGCAATCCGTTGGAGGTTCCTGCAAGCAACTTGCATCAGCATCTTGGAGACCTCCTAAAGGGTATGGATGGCGCAGATGTGACATTCCAAGTTGGTGGGCACAAGTTCACAGCTCATAGATATGTCCTCGCTGCTCGGTCATCTGTCTTCAAGGCGGAGCTCTTTGGCGCCATGAAGGAGAAAACAGATAGTCCTATCCAAATCGATAACATGGAAAGTGATGTTTTCGAGTCATTGCTCCTTTTCATATACACAGACTCACTGCCCGTGACTGACACTGTGATGGCTGGACATCTACTGGTAGCAGCGGACAGGTACAACATCGAGAGGCTGAAGCTGATATGCGAGGACAAGTTATGCAATCACATTGGCTCCGACATGGTGGCGACCAGCTTGGCTCTAGCCGAGCAGCATAGTTGCCATGGTCTCAAGGAGGCCTGCTTTGAGTTCCTTG TGCTTAAATATTGTTTGTACGGTAAGATTTTGAGTCAATTACTCACATTCTGA
- the LOC100830139 gene encoding 7-deoxyloganetin glucosyltransferase — protein MASLPAPESERPPPPPPPHAVMIPFPAQGHLTPMLNLAKLLHSRGFHITFVNNEHNHHRLSRSQSQGGAADGLNSLVPGFRFAAIADGLPPSVNEDATQEIVPLCYSTMNLCYPRFMELIGKLNEEAPPVTCVVADGIMTFALRAARELGLRCATLWAASACGLMGYWHYKDLVQRGLIPLKDEAQLTNGYLDTTIIDWIPGMPKDLRLRDFPSFVRTADPNDFLLKFCIHEAAGMSQASAVVINTFDELDAPLLDAMAAILPPVYTVGPLHITVRNNIQKRSPIASVRSNLWKEQDAPLHWLDNRAARSVVYVNFGSITVVSKEHLLEFAWGLANTGYTFLWNVRPDLVKRSDGDGDDETLALPAEFNAMIEGRSMLSTWCPQDKVLEHEAIGLFLTHSGWNSTLESISAGVPMLCWPFFAEQQTNCRYKCTEWGIGMEIGDKVTRAEVEGLIREAMEGRKGQEMRHRVMELKEGAVTSAQTGGRSMHNFDRLIAEVLLA, from the exons ATGGCGTCTTTGCCGGCGCCCGAGAGCgagaggccgccgccgccgccgccgccgcacgccgtgATGATCCCGTTCCCGGCGCAAGGCCACCTGACTCCCATGCTTAACCTTGCCAAGCTCCTCCACTCACGAGGCTTCCACATCACCTTCGTCAACAACGAGCACAACCACCACCGCCTTTCCCGCTCTCAATCACAGGGgggcgccgccgacggctTAAACAGCCTAGTCCCCGGGTTCCGcttcgccgccatcgccgacgGCCTCCCCCCATCCGTCAACGAAGACGCCACGCAGGAGATCGTGCCGCTGTGCTACTCCACCATGAACCTCTGCTACCCGAGGTTCATGGAGCTCATCGGGAAGCTCAACGAGGAGGCCCCGCCGGTGACGTGCGTGGTTGCTGACGGGATCATGACGTTCGCGCTCCGGGCTGCGAGGGAGCTCGGGCTTCGGTGTGCCACGCTCTGGGCTGCCAGCGCGTGTGGCTTGATGGGGTACTGGCACTACAAGGATCTGGTGCAGCGCGGACTCATTCCTCTCAAGG ACGAGGCACAACTGACCAACGGATACCTGGACACGACCATTATCGACTGGATCCCAGGGATGCCCAAGGACCTGCGGCTCCGCGACTTCCCAAGCTTCGTGCGAACAGCGGACCCCAATGACTTTCTGCTCAAATTCTGCATCCACGAGGCGGCCGGCATGTCGCAAGCGTCAGCTGTggtcatcaacaccttcgacGAGCTCGACGCTCCACTCCTGGATGCCATGGCAGCGATCCTGCCACCGGTTTACACCGTAGGGCCACTCCATATAACAGTGCGCAACAACATACAAAAGAGGAGCCCGATTGCCAGTGTTAGGTCTAATTTGTGGAAGGAGCAGGATGCGCCACTCCATTGGCTCGACAACCGTGCCGCACGCTCCGTCGTGTACGTCAACTTCGGGAGCATCACCGTCGTGTCGAAGGAGCATCTGTTGGAGTTCGCATGGGGTCTGGCAAACACCGGCTACACCTTCCTGTGGAATGTGCGGCCGGaccttgtgaagagatcagaTGGAGATGGTGATGATGAAACACTGGCGCTACCCGCGGAGTTTAATGCCATGATAGAGGGGAGAAGCATGCTGTCGACATGGTGCCCGCAGGACAAGGTGCTAGAGCATGAGGCCATAGGGTTGTTCCTGACGCACTCGGGGTGGAACTCGACGCTTGAGAGCATCTCGGCCGGTGTGCCAATGTTGTGTTGGCCCTTCTTTGCGGAGCAGCAAACCAACTGCCGGTACAAGTGCACGGAGTGGGGAATTGGGATGGAGATCGGCGACAAGGTGACAAGGGCCGAGGTGGAGGGCTTGATACGGGAGGCCATGGAGGGTCGCAAGGGGCAGGAGATGAGGCACCGGGTGATGGAGCTAAAAGAGGGCGCAGTAACCTCCGCGCAGACTGGTGGCAGGTCCATGCACAATTTTGATCGTCTTATCGCCGAGGTGCTGCTCGCATGA